A region of Reichenbachiella carrageenanivorans DNA encodes the following proteins:
- the truB gene encoding tRNA pseudouridine(55) synthase TruB, translated as MDFEKGEVFLIDKPLEWTSFDVVKKIRGKLKIKKVGHAGTLDPLATGLLIVCAGRSTKKINEYQDLGKTYTGKMVLGKTTPSVDLETEFDSEKPYDHITPGQVEEAATQWTGDIMQVPPIYSAIKVDGERVYKAARRKEEVKLNPRPVQVSLFEVDTSQLPEISFKIQCSKGTYIRSLVRDVGEALGCGAYMSELRRTAIGDFQVEDAFVLDDFISRLQRD; from the coding sequence ATGGATTTCGAAAAAGGTGAAGTCTTTTTGATAGACAAACCGCTCGAATGGACTTCTTTCGATGTTGTCAAAAAAATTCGAGGAAAGCTAAAAATCAAAAAAGTAGGACACGCTGGAACATTAGACCCTTTGGCTACTGGCTTATTGATTGTTTGCGCAGGTAGATCTACTAAAAAAATCAATGAGTATCAAGATCTCGGTAAGACCTATACGGGTAAAATGGTGTTAGGAAAGACCACGCCTTCAGTGGATTTAGAAACCGAATTCGATAGTGAAAAACCTTACGATCATATCACGCCAGGTCAAGTAGAAGAGGCTGCCACTCAATGGACAGGAGACATTATGCAAGTGCCTCCCATTTATAGTGCCATCAAAGTAGATGGTGAAAGAGTCTATAAGGCCGCTCGACGAAAAGAAGAAGTAAAACTTAACCCACGTCCAGTTCAAGTGTCTTTGTTTGAGGTAGATACAAGCCAACTGCCAGAGATCAGTTTCAAAATTCAATGCTCAAAAGGCACCTACATCCGAAGCCTTGTGAGAGATGTAGGAGAAGCATTGGGTTGTGGGGCTTATATGTCCGAATTGCGTAGAACGGCTATTGG
- a CDS encoding undecaprenyl-diphosphate phosphatase: MSFLEALILGIIQGLTEFLPVSSSGHLELGTYFLGVQSEDNLLFSIILHGATACSTVVIFREDILEIIKGLFKFEWNESTRFAAMIVLSMIPVGIVGVFFEDQIEQLFGGNILLVGTMLLVTAGLLAVTYFSKKNEGEITFKNAFLIGLAQAIAIMPGISRSGATISTALLLGVNKQKAARFSFLMVLPPILGAMLLKTKDFLENPAIAANVSGMSLSVGFVAAFLSGLLACQWMLSIVQKGKLIYFAMYCGVAGLLAIAGGLLW; the protein is encoded by the coding sequence ATGAGTTTTCTTGAGGCATTGATCCTTGGTATTATTCAGGGGTTGACAGAATTTCTCCCAGTGAGTAGTAGCGGGCACTTGGAGTTAGGTACCTATTTTCTTGGTGTACAGTCGGAGGACAATTTGCTTTTTTCGATCATTCTACATGGCGCTACGGCTTGTAGCACAGTTGTTATTTTCAGGGAAGACATTTTAGAGATTATCAAAGGTCTTTTCAAATTTGAATGGAATGAGTCCACTCGATTTGCAGCCATGATTGTGTTGTCGATGATTCCAGTAGGTATCGTTGGTGTCTTTTTCGAAGATCAGATAGAACAGCTTTTTGGCGGTAATATTTTGTTGGTAGGTACAATGCTTTTAGTGACAGCCGGCCTACTGGCGGTCACTTACTTTAGCAAAAAGAACGAAGGAGAAATTACCTTCAAAAATGCCTTCCTTATTGGTTTGGCACAAGCCATTGCCATCATGCCAGGTATCTCTAGGTCTGGAGCCACTATTTCTACGGCGTTGCTACTGGGGGTCAACAAGCAAAAAGCAGCACGTTTCTCATTTCTGATGGTATTGCCGCCCATATTGGGAGCCATGCTATTGAAAACCAAAGATTTTTTAGAAAACCCAGCCATTGCAGCGAACGTGTCGGGGATGAGTTTGTCGGTTGGTTTTGTAGCAGCATTTTTATCAGGCTTATTGGCATGCCAATGGATGCTCTCTATTGTACAAAAAGGAAAGCTCATCTATTTCGCCATGTATTGCGGAGTAGCAGGGCTGTTGGCTATTGCGGGAGGACTGTTATGGTAG
- a CDS encoding DUF3098 domain-containing protein — protein MSDKNKLAFQKINYQIMLAGVAVLILGFIIMTLDTEPYGFGFLGLTLGPLVVLLGFAIEFVAILYKPKSDK, from the coding sequence ATGAGTGATAAGAACAAACTAGCTTTTCAAAAAATAAATTACCAGATCATGCTTGCTGGAGTAGCTGTACTGATCTTAGGCTTTATCATCATGACGCTTGATACAGAGCCGTATGGCTTTGGTTTTCTAGGACTCACCTTAGGCCCCTTGGTGGTACTACTTGGGTTTGCTATCGAGTTTGTCGCCATTCTTTACAAGCCAAAATCGGATAAATGA
- a CDS encoding cell division protein FtsX, whose amino-acid sequence MAKDKKFRKKKKLGSYPFVSVVFSVTLALFVMGLFGLLLMMTKNLTTIIQENVEMQVFLNKNLSQNEITKITKTLSSKDYVIKKEGVAQIAHITKEEAAKEFYEETGEDFVAFLGDNPLRDVVVIKINPDFHEAQNLVEIKKEIGFIRGVHEVTYIESLVNSIRQNVRKVSLVLLGFSVILLVVVIILINNTIKLALFSQRFLIRSMQLVGATTHFIRKPFLMRASLFGFLSALIAIGLLASLMKYLNTEVEGLLELLHVNQLLILGGGIALVGIFVGFMSTFAAIRRYMKMSLDELY is encoded by the coding sequence ATGGCAAAAGATAAAAAATTCAGAAAAAAGAAAAAGTTAGGGAGCTATCCCTTTGTGAGTGTTGTGTTTAGTGTCACGCTCGCACTTTTTGTGATGGGGTTGTTTGGTTTGTTGCTCATGATGACCAAGAATCTGACAACCATTATTCAGGAGAATGTAGAAATGCAGGTCTTTCTCAATAAAAACCTCAGTCAAAACGAAATTACAAAAATCACTAAGACACTGTCTTCCAAAGATTATGTAATCAAAAAAGAGGGCGTGGCGCAAATAGCGCATATTACCAAAGAAGAAGCTGCTAAGGAATTTTATGAGGAGACAGGGGAGGATTTTGTAGCCTTTTTAGGAGACAACCCACTGCGAGATGTTGTGGTTATCAAGATCAATCCAGACTTTCATGAAGCACAAAACCTTGTCGAGATAAAAAAAGAAATCGGTTTTATTCGTGGTGTACACGAAGTCACTTATATCGAAAGCCTCGTGAATAGTATTCGTCAAAATGTCCGGAAGGTCAGTTTGGTTCTGCTTGGTTTTTCTGTGATTTTGTTAGTTGTAGTTATTATTTTAATCAACAATACCATTAAACTGGCTCTTTTTTCCCAGCGATTCTTGATTCGCAGCATGCAGCTAGTGGGCGCTACTACCCATTTTATCCGAAAGCCTTTTTTAATGCGAGCTTCACTTTTCGGCTTTTTGTCAGCGCTGATTGCTATTGGGCTGCTGGCTTCATTGATGAAGTATTTAAATACCGAAGTAGAAGGCTTGCTCGAATTGCTTCATGTGAATCAACTCCTAATATTGGGGGGAGGTATCGCTTTGGTCGGCATATTTGTGGGTTTTATGAGTACTTTTGCAGCCATCAGGAGGTATATGAAAATGTCTCTGGACGAACTATATTAG
- a CDS encoding RNA polymerase sigma factor — protein MKDHEVLARVSRGDEGALDYLYKKHYKMMTRIVLNNNGSEDEAKDVFQDALLVFWQKAVAGKLVLTSKISTYIYSICLNLWRKELDRKSRLSSEEVEQSIYQEYEKNERIKIITDCINQLGDTCRRILTYHYFDGLSMTDIADKLGFANTDTAKTKKYKCKKKLDLMVKRNYSSQDVLD, from the coding sequence ATGAAAGATCATGAAGTGTTAGCACGGGTAAGTAGAGGGGATGAGGGAGCATTGGACTACCTGTACAAGAAACATTATAAAATGATGACCCGTATTGTGCTAAACAATAACGGATCCGAAGATGAAGCGAAAGACGTCTTTCAGGACGCGCTCTTGGTGTTTTGGCAGAAGGCCGTAGCTGGAAAGTTGGTATTGACGTCTAAGATTAGTACATACATTTATAGTATTTGCCTCAATCTTTGGAGAAAAGAATTGGATCGAAAGAGTCGATTGTCTTCCGAAGAAGTCGAACAATCCATCTACCAGGAGTATGAAAAAAACGAACGAATAAAAATTATTACCGATTGTATCAATCAGTTGGGAGATACATGTAGAAGAATATTGACTTATCACTACTTTGATGGATTGTCCATGACCGATATCGCAGACAAATTAGGGTTTGCTAATACGGACACTGCCAAGACCAAAAAGTATAAGTGCAAAAAGAAGCTCGACCTGATGGTTAAGCGGAATTATTCTTCACAAGATGTACTAGACTAA
- a CDS encoding 2'-5' RNA ligase family protein, producing the protein MSKYLMSHYAQMWEEAIRKFGEGSSEPDALIDDPADERRGITLLARPSTQLSAQIVDFQNKLKQEEPCQYYYPTSDLHLTVLSIISCYTGFRLTDIEVADYVEVIETCLEKPIQICFRGITASPSGILIQGFPEGEGLEKLRNALREAFRARSLQHSIDSRYKINTAHITVARLRRPLTNPEKMVALLECFRDFSFGGMTISILDLVFNDWYQQARKVKNLHTFSLV; encoded by the coding sequence ATGAGTAAGTATTTGATGAGCCATTATGCTCAGATGTGGGAAGAGGCTATCCGAAAATTTGGAGAAGGCAGCTCTGAGCCAGATGCACTTATTGATGATCCTGCTGACGAACGTAGGGGTATCACGTTGTTGGCGAGACCATCGACCCAGCTAAGTGCACAAATTGTTGATTTTCAAAATAAACTTAAGCAAGAGGAACCATGCCAGTATTATTACCCCACATCGGATTTGCACTTGACGGTCTTATCTATTATTTCCTGTTATACCGGGTTTCGGTTAACGGATATAGAAGTGGCAGATTATGTTGAAGTTATTGAAACTTGTCTGGAGAAACCAATTCAAATTTGCTTCCGAGGGATCACCGCTAGTCCATCGGGGATTCTGATTCAAGGATTTCCTGAAGGGGAGGGTTTAGAGAAGTTGCGAAACGCCCTTCGTGAGGCATTCAGGGCTAGATCGCTTCAGCATTCGATCGACAGTCGATACAAAATCAATACGGCTCACATCACAGTAGCTAGACTCAGAAGGCCGTTGACAAACCCTGAAAAGATGGTAGCTCTCTTGGAGTGTTTTCGGGATTTTTCTTTTGGTGGGATGACGATTTCTATACTTGATTTGGTGTTCAACGACTGGTATCAGCAAGCAAGGAAAGTGAAAAATTTGCACACTTTTTCACTTGTCTAA
- a CDS encoding DUF2147 domain-containing protein, which yields MKMNLFVLISLMTWSHLAIAQDPIVGKWRTIDDETAKPRSIVEIYKKENLYYGKVIEMFLTPEEDPDPVCDDCDRSDPRYMKKVMGMEILKGAKRDGEEYVGGEILDPKNGKVYSCKLWLEEGNLKLRGYVAFFYRTQTWQKYE from the coding sequence ATGAAAATGAACCTGTTTGTTTTGATTAGCCTGATGACATGGAGTCATTTGGCTATAGCTCAAGACCCAATTGTAGGGAAATGGAGAACTATCGATGATGAGACTGCTAAGCCTCGGTCTATCGTAGAGATTTATAAAAAAGAGAATTTGTACTATGGCAAAGTCATCGAAATGTTTTTGACTCCCGAAGAAGATCCTGACCCTGTGTGCGATGATTGTGATCGGTCTGACCCAAGATATATGAAAAAAGTAATGGGCATGGAGATATTAAAAGGAGCCAAAAGAGACGGAGAAGAATATGTAGGAGGAGAAATATTAGATCCTAAAAACGGCAAAGTATACAGTTGTAAACTGTGGCTTGAAGAAGGTAATTTGAAACTTCGAGGCTATGTGGCGTTTTTTTATCGTACACAGACTTGGCAAAAGTATGAGTAA
- the gap gene encoding type I glyceraldehyde-3-phosphate dehydrogenase has product MIKVAINGFGRIGRLAFRALLKKENVEVVAINDLTDTKTLAHLLKYDSTQGKFDGTVEAAADGIIVNGKKIGITAERVPADLPWKALGIDVVLESTGRFVDEAGASQHLTAGAKKVVISAPAKGNIPTVVLGVNDDILTGEETIMSNASCTTNCLAPIAKVLNDSFGLEQGFITTIHAYTADQNLQDGPHADLRRSRAAAINMVPTSTGAAKAVGLVLPALNGKLDGNSMRVPTPTGSITDLVATLSKEVTVEEVNAAMKAAAEGPMKGILKYTEDPIVSSDIVGDPHSSIFDAGITSVNGKMVKVASWYDNEAGYSNRAADLIAKIG; this is encoded by the coding sequence ATGATTAAAGTTGCTATCAACGGATTTGGGCGTATCGGAAGACTTGCGTTCAGAGCATTATTGAAAAAAGAAAATGTAGAAGTCGTTGCGATCAACGACCTGACTGATACTAAGACGCTAGCACACTTGTTGAAGTATGATTCTACTCAAGGTAAATTCGACGGAACAGTTGAAGCCGCTGCTGATGGCATCATCGTAAACGGCAAGAAAATCGGCATCACTGCTGAGAGAGTTCCTGCTGACTTGCCATGGAAAGCATTGGGTATCGATGTAGTATTGGAGTCTACAGGTAGATTCGTAGACGAAGCTGGCGCTAGCCAACATTTGACTGCTGGAGCTAAAAAAGTGGTCATCTCTGCTCCTGCTAAAGGAAACATCCCTACTGTAGTATTGGGTGTAAACGACGATATTTTGACTGGCGAAGAGACGATCATGTCTAACGCTTCTTGTACTACCAACTGTTTGGCTCCTATCGCTAAGGTGTTGAACGACAGCTTTGGTCTAGAGCAAGGATTTATCACTACTATCCACGCTTACACTGCTGATCAAAACTTACAAGATGGCCCTCACGCTGACTTGAGAAGATCTAGAGCTGCTGCGATCAACATGGTACCTACTTCTACTGGTGCTGCTAAAGCTGTAGGGTTGGTATTGCCTGCATTGAACGGCAAATTGGATGGTAACTCTATGAGAGTACCTACTCCAACTGGCTCTATCACTGACTTGGTAGCTACTCTATCAAAAGAAGTAACTGTTGAAGAAGTAAACGCTGCCATGAAAGCTGCTGCTGAAGGGCCAATGAAAGGCATCTTGAAGTACACTGAAGATCCTATCGTTTCTTCTGATATCGTAGGCGATCCTCACTCTTCTATCTTCGATGCTGGTATCACTTCTGTGAACGGCAAAATGGTAAAAGTAGCGTCTTGGTACGACAACGAAGCTGGATACTCTAACAGAGCCGCTGACTTGATCGCTAAGATTGGTTAA